In Nocardia yunnanensis, one DNA window encodes the following:
- a CDS encoding RDD family protein: MTYPNNPYPPQQPGYGYPPADQPAPGGYGAPQPGYGAPQPAYGAPQPAYGAPQQPAYGAPQQPAYGAPQQPAYGAPQQPAYGAPQPAYGAPQPGFGAPQPGYAPFGGYGAEYASWGARLGARLIDSLIVGAPAGVLYLVAVTAGTSEPTCTTSGYYTSCDTGSLNALGAICSLLAFVLFLGVGLFFAYQEGTTGQTLGKRVVGIRVLKEATGQPIGFGMAVVRYLAGYINSLACYLGWLWPLWDEKKQTLGDKIVGTIVVKG, encoded by the coding sequence ATGACATACCCGAACAACCCGTATCCGCCGCAGCAGCCTGGATACGGCTACCCGCCCGCCGATCAGCCCGCGCCGGGCGGCTACGGCGCGCCGCAGCCCGGTTACGGAGCGCCCCAACCCGCCTACGGCGCACCGCAACCCGCGTACGGCGCACCGCAACAGCCGGCGTACGGCGCACCGCAGCAGCCGGCGTACGGCGCACCGCAGCAGCCGGCGTACGGCGCGCCACAGCAGCCGGCGTACGGCGCGCCCCAACCCGCTTATGGTGCACCGCAACCCGGGTTCGGCGCACCGCAGCCCGGATATGCTCCGTTCGGGGGATACGGAGCAGAGTATGCGAGCTGGGGCGCCCGCCTCGGGGCCCGGCTGATCGACAGCCTCATCGTCGGCGCGCCGGCGGGAGTGCTCTATCTCGTCGCCGTGACCGCGGGCACCTCGGAGCCCACCTGCACCACCAGCGGGTACTACACCTCGTGCGACACCGGTTCGTTGAACGCGCTGGGCGCGATCTGCTCGCTGCTGGCCTTCGTGCTCTTCCTCGGCGTCGGGCTGTTCTTCGCCTACCAGGAGGGCACCACCGGGCAGACGCTCGGCAAACGAGTGGTCGGCATTCGCGTGCTCAAGGAAGCGACCGGGCAGCCCATCGGTTTCGGCATGGCGGTGGTGCGCTACCTCGCGGGATACATCAACTCCCTGGCCTGCTACCTGGGCTGGCTGTGGCCGCTGTGGGACGAGAAGAAGCAGACCCTCGGTGACAAGATCGTGGGGACGATCGTCGTCAAGGGGTGA
- a CDS encoding polysaccharide deacetylase family protein, with translation MPDAGVSRRGFLAAGAAVAAGLVTAGCGVASGNSSDRILEPPRGGADAATAPAKLPISTANPDAVVAKYAGRQPRAWGTDIDGIITGFNPTGKQFAVTFDACGGPGNNDIDENLLAFLQAQQIPATLFLNKRWIDANPARAGQLADNPLFEIGNHGTAHCPLSVTGRAAYEIKGTGSAQAAVDEVWGNHQRIAALTGHAPRFFRAGTAHYDDVAVSIVKDLGETPVGYSLNADFGATATAAQVQQNMSVAKTGGVSLAHMHRPKSGTGPGMLAALPALKANGFQFVHLP, from the coding sequence GTGCCCGACGCAGGAGTTTCCAGGCGCGGCTTCCTCGCCGCCGGCGCGGCGGTGGCCGCGGGCCTCGTCACCGCCGGATGCGGTGTGGCGAGCGGTAATTCGTCCGATCGCATCCTGGAACCGCCCCGGGGCGGCGCGGACGCGGCGACCGCACCCGCCAAACTGCCCATCTCCACGGCCAATCCCGACGCCGTCGTCGCCAAGTACGCCGGCCGGCAGCCGCGGGCGTGGGGCACCGATATCGACGGCATCATCACCGGGTTCAATCCCACCGGCAAGCAGTTCGCGGTCACCTTCGACGCCTGCGGCGGTCCGGGCAACAACGACATCGACGAGAACCTGCTGGCCTTCCTGCAGGCGCAGCAGATTCCGGCCACCCTGTTCCTGAACAAGCGCTGGATCGACGCCAATCCGGCCCGCGCCGGGCAGCTGGCCGACAATCCGCTGTTCGAGATCGGCAATCACGGCACCGCGCACTGCCCGCTCTCGGTGACCGGCCGCGCCGCCTACGAGATCAAGGGCACCGGCTCCGCGCAGGCCGCGGTCGACGAGGTGTGGGGCAATCATCAGCGCATCGCCGCGCTCACCGGGCACGCGCCGCGCTTCTTCCGCGCGGGCACCGCGCACTACGACGATGTGGCGGTGTCGATCGTCAAGGACCTCGGCGAAACCCCGGTCGGCTATTCGCTCAACGCCGATTTCGGCGCGACCGCCACCGCCGCCCAGGTGCAGCAGAACATGTCCGTCGCCAAGACCGGCGGGGTCTCGCTGGCCCATATGCACCGCCCGAAGTCGGGCACCGGTCCCGGGATGCTCGCGGCCCTGCCGGCCTTGAAGGCCAACGGCTTCCAGTTCGTGCACCTGCCGTAG
- the serC gene encoding phosphoserine transaminase, translating into MTSAFPTIPDDLKPADGRFGCGPSKVRPEQLQSLVDTGASVFGTSHRQKPVKDVVARVRSGLRELFSLPDGYEVVLGNGGTTAFWDAAAFGLIREKSLHLSNGEFSSKFASVAKGNPFIGDPIVVKSEPGDAPEPTSDPSADLIGWAHNETSTGVAIPVSRPAGSEHALIAIDATSGAGGLPVNIADTDVYYFAPQKCFASDGGLWVALMSPKALERVEEIKNSGRWTPEFLSLPIAIDNSTKDQTYNTPALATLLLFANQIEWLNGNGGLDWAVKRTADSSSRLYSWAETSEFATPFVQNPALRSQVVGTIDFVDSVDAAQVAKVLRANGIVDTEPYRKLGRNQLRVGMFPAIDPEDVSQLTRCIDWVVGQLG; encoded by the coding sequence ATGACCTCTGCGTTCCCGACCATCCCCGACGATCTCAAGCCCGCCGATGGACGGTTCGGTTGCGGCCCCTCCAAGGTCCGCCCCGAGCAGCTGCAGTCCCTGGTGGATACCGGCGCTTCGGTGTTCGGCACCTCCCACCGGCAGAAGCCGGTCAAGGACGTGGTGGCCCGGGTGCGCTCCGGTCTGCGCGAATTGTTCTCCCTGCCCGACGGTTACGAGGTCGTGCTGGGCAACGGCGGCACCACCGCGTTCTGGGACGCCGCCGCCTTCGGCCTGATCCGTGAGAAGTCGCTGCACCTGAGCAATGGCGAGTTCTCCTCGAAGTTCGCCTCGGTCGCCAAGGGCAACCCGTTCATCGGCGACCCGATCGTGGTCAAGTCGGAGCCGGGCGATGCCCCCGAGCCGACCTCGGACCCCTCGGCCGACCTGATCGGCTGGGCCCACAACGAGACCTCCACCGGTGTCGCCATCCCGGTGTCGCGTCCGGCCGGTTCCGAGCACGCCCTGATCGCCATCGACGCCACCTCCGGCGCGGGCGGCCTGCCGGTGAACATCGCCGACACCGACGTGTATTACTTCGCGCCGCAGAAGTGCTTCGCCTCCGACGGCGGCCTCTGGGTCGCGCTGATGAGCCCCAAGGCGCTCGAGCGCGTGGAGGAGATCAAGAACTCGGGTCGCTGGACTCCGGAATTCCTGTCGCTGCCGATCGCCATCGACAACTCCACCAAGGATCAGACCTACAACACCCCGGCGCTCGCCACCCTGTTGCTGTTCGCCAACCAGATCGAATGGCTCAATGGCAACGGCGGTCTCGATTGGGCCGTGAAGCGCACCGCCGATTCCTCCTCGCGCCTGTACTCGTGGGCCGAGACCAGCGAATTCGCCACGCCTTTCGTGCAGAACCCGGCGCTGCGCTCGCAGGTGGTCGGCACCATCGACTTCGTCGATTCGGTGGACGCCGCCCAGGTGGCGAAGGTGCTGCGCGCCAATGGAATCGTGGATACCGAGCCCTACCGTAAGCTGGGTCGTAACCAGCTGCGTGTCGGTATGTTCCCGGCCATCGATCCCGAGGACGTCTCGCAGCTGACTCGCTGCATCGATTGGGTTGTGGGACAGCTCGGCTGA
- the sepH gene encoding septation protein SepH encodes MRELRVIGLTPDSTHIVCIDTESGQKYRLAADDKLRAAARGDLARFGQIEIETEATMRPRDIQARIRAGASVEQVTEESGMPLSRVERFAYPVLLERARAAELAQKAHPVRNDGPAVETLIEIVSAAFAERGHNIEVAEWDAWKDEKGYWVAQLQWQAGRSVIAAHWRYQPDAHGGSVVPLDDPASDLIDPDFGRALRGLATILPDQTEPVVEAVPVAAPAPAPREERAPEYDSAPARVATQQESEDFYEQRPAVGDGTVPAAPATVATAAAPAPAPAVKEPAAPAVPAAPAPAVPAAEATPEPAPAPASAQPAAKQNAQKANRAKRGGKAPMPSWEDVLLGVRSSGH; translated from the coding sequence GTGCGTGAACTTCGAGTGATCGGATTGACGCCCGATTCCACGCACATCGTGTGCATCGATACCGAGAGCGGCCAGAAGTACCGGCTCGCCGCCGATGACAAACTGCGCGCCGCTGCCCGCGGAGATCTTGCCCGATTCGGCCAAATCGAGATCGAAACGGAAGCCACGATGCGTCCTCGCGATATCCAGGCCCGCATCCGCGCGGGCGCCTCGGTGGAGCAGGTCACCGAGGAGTCGGGCATGCCGCTCTCGCGCGTCGAGCGCTTCGCGTATCCCGTTCTGCTGGAACGCGCCCGGGCCGCCGAGCTGGCGCAGAAGGCGCACCCGGTGCGCAACGACGGTCCCGCCGTGGAGACCCTGATCGAGATCGTGTCCGCCGCCTTCGCCGAGCGCGGCCACAATATCGAGGTCGCCGAGTGGGACGCCTGGAAGGACGAGAAGGGCTACTGGGTGGCCCAATTGCAGTGGCAGGCGGGCCGTTCGGTGATCGCCGCGCACTGGCGCTACCAGCCGGACGCGCACGGCGGCTCGGTGGTGCCGCTGGACGATCCGGCCTCCGATCTCATCGATCCCGACTTCGGCCGGGCCCTGCGCGGCCTGGCGACCATCCTGCCGGATCAGACCGAGCCCGTGGTGGAGGCGGTCCCGGTGGCCGCGCCCGCGCCGGCGCCGCGGGAAGAGCGCGCGCCCGAATACGATTCGGCGCCCGCACGGGTCGCCACCCAGCAGGAGTCCGAGGACTTCTACGAGCAGCGGCCCGCGGTCGGTGACGGCACGGTGCCGGCCGCCCCGGCCACGGTGGCCACCGCGGCCGCTCCGGCGCCGGCTCCGGCCGTGAAAGAGCCCGCGGCCCCGGCGGTCCCGGCCGCCCCGGCTCCGGCCGTGCCCGCCGCCGAGGCCACCCCGGAACCGGCCCCCGCGCCCGCTTCGGCGCAGCCGGCCGCGAAGCAGAACGCGCAGAAGGCGAATCGGGCCAAGCGCGGCGGCAAGGCCCCGATGCCGTCCTGGGAAGACGTGCTCCTAGGGGTTCGCAGCTCCGGCCACTGA
- a CDS encoding DUF6928 family protein, producing the protein MPSTVSSLWYVDAPDPVAVLREHPGPDPDAAFALAKQLNPDRDVVPAASGTMKVWAGPDPESVYIGCYPGVTVMCSNQAALPRPTKLPELLVRPLASEHTYLVSYDLSLGWGAFAEWERGEFRRSFSATRVNILEDEGMPRVWERDYWAGEHPIGLAPGELPDPQLLPFDPPEFAEAANREWLGFRYRERGSEDVLTAGLIEVCGFSLFPKGEAPRLEPEVAAPVEHDGRRGLLRWLRGRDRVS; encoded by the coding sequence GTGCCGTCAACGGTCTCATCCCTGTGGTATGTCGACGCGCCCGATCCGGTGGCGGTGCTGCGTGAGCACCCGGGCCCCGACCCGGACGCCGCCTTCGCGCTCGCCAAACAGCTCAACCCGGACCGCGACGTGGTGCCCGCGGCGTCGGGCACCATGAAGGTGTGGGCCGGGCCCGACCCCGAATCCGTCTATATCGGTTGCTATCCCGGCGTCACCGTCATGTGCTCCAACCAGGCCGCGCTGCCGCGCCCCACCAAACTGCCGGAGCTGCTGGTGCGCCCGCTCGCCTCCGAGCACACCTACCTGGTGTCCTACGATCTCTCGCTGGGCTGGGGCGCGTTCGCGGAATGGGAGCGCGGCGAATTCCGCCGCTCCTTCAGCGCCACCCGGGTCAATATCCTCGAGGACGAGGGCATGCCGCGGGTGTGGGAACGCGACTACTGGGCCGGCGAGCACCCCATCGGCCTGGCGCCGGGCGAACTGCCCGATCCGCAACTGCTGCCGTTCGACCCGCCCGAATTCGCCGAAGCCGCCAACCGGGAGTGGCTCGGATTCCGTTATCGCGAACGCGGTTCCGAGGACGTGCTCACCGCCGGCCTGATCGAGGTCTGCGGATTCTCGCTGTTCCCCAAGGGGGAGGCGCCCAGGCTCGAACCGGAGGTCGCGGCGCCCGTCGAGCACGACGGCCGGCGCGGACTGCTGCGCTGGCTGCGCGGCCGCGACCGGGTGTCCTGA
- a CDS encoding DUF2537 domain-containing protein translates to MSHPPDGPYGYGYSEPTPWGAGIAVVALVAALAAAGVYAFGAALAQIHPLLSVAVNLIAVGGAAPTAWRWRFAPVTRWVIAGLAAGVLLAWVALPLF, encoded by the coding sequence GTGAGTCATCCGCCCGACGGACCGTATGGATACGGCTACTCCGAACCGACCCCGTGGGGGGCCGGGATCGCGGTCGTGGCGCTGGTGGCGGCGCTGGCCGCAGCGGGCGTGTACGCCTTCGGGGCCGCGCTGGCGCAGATTCATCCGCTGCTGTCGGTGGCGGTCAACCTGATCGCGGTGGGCGGCGCCGCGCCGACCGCGTGGCGGTGGCGGTTCGCGCCGGTGACCCGCTGGGTGATCGCGGGGCTGGCGGCGGGAGTGCTGCTGGCCTGGGTCGCCCTGCCGCTGTTCTGA
- a CDS encoding TrmH family RNA methyltransferase produces MAEVIDIDDPRDPRVADFRDLNNADRRPDLPGGKGLVIAEGVVVVQRMLASRFTPFALLGVERRYEQLAADLAGVDIPYYRAGAEVMAEIVGFHLNRGVLAGAYRPRELSAGEVLADARTVAVLEGVNDHENIGSIFRNAAGLGADAVLFGDRCSDPLYRRAVRVSMGHVLRVPFAQLPPFPDGLNLLRDRGFQIIALTPNPKADTLATAMTGDRVALLLGAEGPGLTEETMRASDIRARIPMTPGTDSLNVATAAAMAFYERVRNQ; encoded by the coding sequence GTGGCCGAAGTAATCGATATCGACGATCCGCGCGATCCGCGGGTCGCCGATTTCCGCGATCTCAACAATGCCGATCGTCGTCCCGACCTGCCCGGCGGCAAGGGTCTGGTGATCGCCGAGGGCGTGGTCGTGGTGCAGCGCATGCTGGCCTCGCGATTCACGCCGTTCGCATTGCTGGGCGTGGAACGCCGTTACGAGCAGCTGGCAGCGGATCTCGCCGGCGTGGATATTCCGTATTACCGGGCGGGCGCCGAGGTGATGGCCGAGATCGTCGGATTCCATTTGAATCGGGGCGTGCTCGCGGGCGCGTATCGGCCGCGCGAACTGAGCGCCGGCGAGGTGCTGGCGGACGCGCGGACGGTGGCGGTGCTCGAGGGCGTCAACGATCACGAGAACATCGGCTCGATCTTCCGCAATGCCGCCGGGCTGGGCGCGGACGCCGTGCTGTTCGGCGACCGCTGCTCGGATCCGCTGTACCGGCGGGCGGTTCGAGTGTCCATGGGCCACGTGCTGCGGGTGCCCTTCGCCCAGCTGCCGCCGTTCCCGGACGGCCTGAACCTGCTGCGCGACCGGGGTTTCCAGATCATCGCGCTGACCCCCAATCCGAAGGCCGACACCCTCGCCACCGCCATGACCGGCGATCGGGTGGCCCTGCTGCTCGGCGCGGAGGGCCCCGGGCTCACCGAGGAGACCATGCGGGCCAGCGACATTCGCGCCCGCATCCCCATGACGCCGGGCACCGATTCGCTTAATGTGGCGACCGCGGCCGCCATGGCCTTCTACGAGAGAGTGCGAAACCAGTGA
- a CDS encoding FKBP-type peptidyl-prolyl cis-trans isomerase, with product MSSKPEIEFQDGPAPVELVIKDLEVGSGKEAQPGDNVTVHYVGVEYDTGEQFDASWDRGEAITFPLRGLIQGWQDGIPGMKVGGRRQLTIPAKLAYGESGGHQLSGKTLVFVIDLLDVLN from the coding sequence ATGAGCAGCAAGCCGGAAATCGAGTTCCAGGACGGCCCCGCCCCCGTCGAGCTCGTGATCAAGGACCTGGAAGTGGGCAGCGGCAAGGAAGCGCAGCCGGGTGACAACGTGACCGTCCACTACGTGGGCGTGGAGTACGACACCGGCGAGCAGTTCGACGCCTCCTGGGATCGCGGCGAGGCCATCACCTTCCCGCTGCGCGGGCTGATCCAGGGCTGGCAGGACGGCATCCCGGGCATGAAGGTCGGCGGCCGCCGCCAGCTGACCATCCCGGCCAAGCTGGCCTACGGCGAGTCGGGCGGCCACCAGCTCTCGGGCAAGACCCTGGTCTTCGTCATCGATCTGCTCGATGTCCTGAACTGA
- a CDS encoding RDD family protein — protein MTYGNDPYSQQPQQPGGYGYPPGGGYAAYPPQPYAHWGARVAALLIDSLIVGVPAAIFYGIGFAIGFKDTNCVSDSTDSSYSTSCSGGLSAGGLVLILIGALIALVGRLYFIYMEGKTGQTPGKKMLNIKLIREADGQVLGFGMAFVRQICHVLDSLACYLGWLWPLWDAKRQTFADKIINSIVVKV, from the coding sequence ATGACGTACGGCAACGATCCCTACTCGCAGCAGCCGCAACAGCCCGGCGGCTACGGCTACCCGCCCGGCGGGGGCTATGCCGCCTATCCCCCGCAGCCCTATGCCCACTGGGGTGCGCGGGTGGCCGCGCTCCTGATCGACTCGCTGATCGTCGGCGTGCCGGCGGCGATCTTCTACGGGATCGGCTTCGCCATCGGGTTCAAGGACACGAACTGCGTCAGCGACTCCACCGACTCGTCCTACAGCACCTCGTGCTCGGGCGGGCTGTCGGCGGGCGGGCTGGTCCTGATCCTGATCGGGGCGCTCATCGCGCTCGTCGGGCGGCTGTACTTCATCTATATGGAGGGCAAGACCGGTCAGACGCCCGGCAAGAAGATGTTGAACATCAAGCTGATTCGGGAAGCGGACGGGCAGGTACTGGGCTTCGGCATGGCGTTCGTGCGGCAGATCTGCCATGTGCTCGACAGCCTGGCCTGCTACCTCGGCTGGCTGTGGCCGCTGTGGGATGCCAAGCGGCAGACCTTCGCCGACAAGATCATCAACAGCATCGTCGTGAAGGTGTAA
- a CDS encoding sensor histidine kinase: MTWRTRLSGRPAPGRRRYSYTLRVRVAAAAALGATIIVTILSWITIYAIGRSNMAQADQQLSMVSRLVLIQPVFAVTVVDILAPHKEMAVTVRNADGSLASTGVQLPPLPVGNATVNVDGNTYRVLTTTEAQPAGRVVSLGIPTNQTEKTIHEQRRWVYLAAVLAVTASAGLGWLLGGRAVRPIVKLTRALDERGPDGDPGTPLAVAGSGVKEADKLAEAVNTLLERVDRAQGETAAALETARDFAAVSAHELRTPLTAMRTDLEVLSTLDLSEEQRREILSDLQRGQNRVETTLAALERLAAGDLTNARDHVLTDVAELCDAAAHDAMRHFPQLKVHIDTDAELVTRGLPTGLRLAVDNALKNSARHGGATEAVVSAHRYPNGFIVIAVDDNGRGLPVEEREAVFERFVRGSQAAKGGSGLGLALVAQQAQLHGGRAYFEDSGLGGARLVLELPDRPVFTELSDQLQR, from the coding sequence ATGACCTGGCGCACACGGCTTTCCGGCCGCCCGGCACCCGGTCGGCGCCGGTACTCCTACACGCTGCGGGTGCGCGTCGCCGCCGCGGCCGCGCTGGGCGCGACCATCATCGTGACGATCCTGAGCTGGATCACCATCTACGCGATCGGCCGCAGCAATATGGCGCAGGCCGATCAGCAGCTGTCGATGGTGTCGCGGCTGGTGCTCATCCAGCCGGTCTTCGCCGTCACCGTGGTCGACATCCTCGCGCCCCACAAGGAGATGGCGGTGACCGTGCGCAATGCGGACGGCTCGCTGGCCAGCACGGGGGTGCAGCTGCCGCCGCTGCCGGTCGGCAATGCCACCGTGAACGTCGACGGCAACACCTACCGGGTGCTCACCACCACCGAGGCGCAACCGGCGGGACGGGTGGTGTCCCTGGGCATTCCGACCAATCAGACCGAGAAGACCATTCACGAGCAGCGCCGCTGGGTGTATCTGGCGGCGGTGCTGGCGGTGACCGCCTCGGCCGGTCTGGGCTGGCTGCTGGGCGGGCGCGCGGTGCGGCCCATCGTGAAACTCACCCGCGCCCTCGACGAGCGCGGCCCCGACGGCGACCCGGGAACGCCGCTGGCGGTGGCCGGTTCGGGCGTGAAGGAGGCCGACAAGCTCGCCGAGGCGGTCAACACCCTGCTGGAGCGGGTGGACCGCGCCCAGGGCGAGACCGCCGCCGCCCTCGAGACCGCCCGCGACTTCGCGGCCGTCTCCGCGCACGAACTGCGCACCCCGCTCACCGCCATGCGCACCGACCTCGAGGTGCTCAGCACCCTCGACCTGAGCGAGGAGCAGCGCCGCGAGATCCTCAGCGACCTGCAACGCGGGCAGAACCGGGTGGAGACCACCCTGGCCGCGCTGGAACGGCTGGCCGCGGGCGATCTCACCAATGCCCGCGATCACGTCCTGACCGATGTGGCCGAACTCTGCGACGCCGCCGCGCACGACGCCATGCGGCATTTCCCGCAGTTGAAGGTGCACATCGACACCGACGCCGAACTGGTGACCCGGGGCCTCCCCACCGGGCTGCGGCTGGCGGTGGACAACGCGCTCAAGAATTCGGCCCGGCACGGCGGGGCCACCGAAGCGGTCGTGTCCGCACACCGCTATCCGAACGGTTTCATCGTGATCGCGGTCGACGACAATGGCCGCGGCCTGCCGGTCGAGGAGCGCGAGGCGGTGTTCGAGCGGTTCGTGCGCGGCAGCCAGGCCGCCAAGGGCGGGTCCGGGCTGGGACTGGCGCTGGTCGCGCAGCAGGCCCAATTGCACGGCGGCCGAGCCTATTTCGAGGACAGCGGGCTGGGCGGCGCGCGGCTGGTGCTGGAACTGCCGGATCGGCCGGTCTTTACCGAACTCTCAGACCAGCTTCAGAGGTAG
- a CDS encoding response regulator transcription factor has product MDTVPTVLVVDDDEDVLASVERGLRLSGFRVVIARDGAAALRSVNESAPDAVVLDMNMPVLDGAGVVTALRAMGNEVPICVLSARSSVDDRIAGLESGADDYLVKPFVLAELVARIKALLRRRSDVPASTIPGAITVGPLEVDVAGYRALLDGTEIELTKREFELLSTLARSAGVVLSRERLLELVWGYDFAADTNVVDVFVGYLRRKLETEGTPRLLHTIRGVGFVLRAPK; this is encoded by the coding sequence TTGGACACAGTACCCACCGTCCTGGTTGTCGACGACGACGAGGACGTCCTCGCTTCGGTAGAGCGCGGGCTCCGGCTGTCAGGGTTTCGGGTGGTCATCGCCCGGGACGGGGCGGCGGCGCTGCGCAGCGTCAACGAGTCCGCCCCCGACGCGGTGGTGCTGGATATGAACATGCCCGTGCTGGACGGCGCGGGTGTGGTCACCGCCTTGCGGGCGATGGGCAACGAGGTGCCGATCTGCGTGCTGTCGGCGCGCAGTTCGGTGGACGACCGCATCGCGGGGCTGGAGTCGGGGGCCGACGACTATCTGGTGAAGCCGTTCGTGCTCGCCGAACTCGTGGCCCGCATCAAGGCGCTGCTGCGGCGGCGCAGCGATGTGCCCGCCTCCACCATTCCGGGCGCGATCACGGTGGGGCCCCTGGAGGTCGATGTGGCCGGCTATCGAGCCCTGCTCGACGGCACCGAAATCGAGCTCACCAAAAGGGAATTCGAGCTGCTGTCCACGCTGGCCCGCAGCGCCGGGGTGGTGCTGAGTCGCGAGCGGCTGCTGGAGTTGGTGTGGGGCTACGATTTCGCCGCCGACACCAATGTGGTGGACGTCTTCGTCGGATACTTGCGCCGCAAGCTCGAGACCGAGGGCACCCCGCGCCTGCTGCACACCATTCGCGGCGTGGGATTCGTGCTGCGCGCGCCCAAATGA
- a CDS encoding hemophore-related protein codes for MRFARNRRTGVVLGAGAVAAVALALAPATASASPTDLVAPLLNSTCSFAQVDAALHDKAPALAQFLDQNPDTKAELKAKFDQSPAQRQAELDQYLKDNPDAANQAASDPRAGGIAAAIQQVADSCHNY; via the coding sequence ATGCGTTTCGCTCGTAATCGCCGGACCGGTGTCGTTCTCGGAGCCGGTGCGGTGGCCGCCGTCGCTCTCGCCCTCGCGCCCGCCACCGCGTCCGCGTCGCCCACGGATCTGGTTGCCCCGCTGCTCAATTCGACGTGCAGCTTCGCCCAGGTGGACGCCGCCCTGCACGACAAGGCCCCCGCGCTGGCCCAGTTCCTGGACCAGAACCCGGACACCAAGGCCGAACTGAAGGCCAAGTTCGATCAGAGCCCGGCCCAGCGCCAGGCCGAACTGGACCAGTACCTGAAGGACAACCCGGACGCCGCCAACCAGGCCGCCAGCGACCCGCGCGCCGGCGGCATCGCCGCCGCGATCCAGCAGGTCGCGGACTCCTGCCACAACTACTGA